From a region of the Synechococcus sp. RS9916 genome:
- a CDS encoding phage holin family protein produces the protein MADLNQQGNDRPEPGRAEPQRPRGLGAAGRVTALAASVMDLHVRIALQEVDREKRRLISGGVFLAMGGTLMLLALIAVEVVLVLWLQEAWDLSLMRALLALAIGNVVLAGISLRVGGQLAKGPYLPQTLDGISRTTKAVLGR, from the coding sequence ATGGCTGATCTGAATCAACAGGGCAACGACCGGCCTGAGCCAGGGCGCGCTGAGCCTCAACGGCCCCGTGGGCTGGGGGCTGCTGGCCGCGTCACCGCTCTAGCGGCTTCGGTGATGGACCTGCACGTGCGGATCGCTCTGCAGGAGGTCGACCGGGAGAAGCGGCGCTTGATCAGCGGCGGCGTGTTTCTGGCCATGGGCGGCACCTTGATGCTGCTGGCCCTGATCGCCGTGGAGGTGGTGCTGGTGCTGTGGCTGCAGGAGGCCTGGGACCTGAGCCTGATGCGGGCTCTGCTGGCCCTGGCCATTGGCAACGTGGTGTTGGCCGGCATCAGCCTGCGGGTGGGTGGTCAGCTCGCCAAAGGCCCCTATCTGCCTCAGACCCTCGATGGCATCAGCCGCACCACGAAAGCCGTGTTGGGGCGCTGA